A DNA window from Helianthus annuus cultivar XRQ/B chromosome 15, HanXRQr2.0-SUNRISE, whole genome shotgun sequence contains the following coding sequences:
- the LOC110913735 gene encoding uncharacterized protein LOC110913735, producing the protein MGASESTSRSNGTEEDDPQRENNRRSGGSSMGAGALATAAVVGVGVAAIGISRLLSDNTNTLERVPMGTNSTRSHPPRGPYKMTTDGGCNLVLGDRGPGWYGGVLLDHDGKWVKGFRGYVSETYTLTSELISIQKGLELLDELDLEGAILYNDNEQACEYVNGVGEYRGRSDVVRKSWHIIIKCRNLANKNNIEVKHIGREGTKYAHKLAKMAIAKKEEYEEIEELPYELTLI; encoded by the coding sequence ATGGGTGCCTCTGAAAGCACTTCAAGGTCAAATGGAACCGAGGAGGACGACCCTCAGCGAGAAAATAACAGGCGGTCCGGTGGAAGTTCCATGGGTGCTGGGGCCTTAGCAACAGCGGCCGTCGTCGGAGTAGGTGTCGCTGCTATTGGCATATCTAGATTGCTTTCGGACAACACCAACACCCTAGAAAGAGTACCCATGGGCACAAACAGTACGCGGTCTCATCCTCCTCGAGGTCCCTACAAAATGACCACAGATGGCGGATGTAATCTCGTACTTGGAGATCGAGGACCAGGTTGGTACGGAGGAGTACTTCTCGATCATGATGGTAAGTGGGTCAAAGGGTTTAGAGGTTATGTTAGTGAGACTTATACTCTTACATCTGAGCTTATTTCAATCCAGAAAGGGCTGGAGCTTTTAGATGAACTTGATCTCGAAGGAGCCATTCTTTATAATGACAATGAACAGGCTTGCGAGTATGTCAATGGAGTGGGCGAGTACCGCGGTAGAAGTGATGTTGTCCGTAAGTCCTGGCACATCATCATCAAGTGCAGGAATCTCGCTAACAAAAACAATATAGAAGTCAAGCATATTGGGCGAGAAGGCACCAAGTATGCTCATAAGCTCGCCAAAATGGCCATTGCGAAAAAAGAAGAATATGAGGAAATCGAAGAACTTCCTTATGAGCTAACGTTGATTTAA